aatgtgaatattatcaatatgattgagatttttgacaatttttgaatggcatcaactagctatcttgtttaactgatgtatattgtaaaaatacccatgaatagcgttacaaataagacaatagagcagtgtttgcttagttAGGGCATATTGCCTTCCCTTCCCCTACTGAAAACTATGAATAGTCCCGCTTTTGACGGGaaatgagtaaaatttccgtgggaaagaATGaaatggcaatacaattttactcagtcactaagtagatgaaagttagagtgtacctaccaatttgagtcgttgtagcaatcatAGGCTGGTGAATAAACACACTTCGATACCGTGGGCTAAAACAGAAGTCACGTGCTTGAGAATGGGATTATGGATGAGTGTAATTGATCCAATTGGGTTTTTAGGGGTGTTGACTTGATGACATATTAAATCTATTATCAAAATTGAGACTAAAtccaaaatttaatgaattttggTGCACGAGAactattttaaatcaaattctaaaaaactaaaaataatttCATGTATTGAACCCTCCCTAACTCTATTTTACTATGGGACGAACTTACAAACTTTTGAAATGAAGATTCAAGCATCTAATTTAGAGCCTACGAGTGTGGTTAAAAAATGTTGTAGTTCAGTAAAAGGTGTTCTatcgaatgaataaaaaaaatcaacatgctcttcaaaattaaaaaaagcctTCCCGTATTTATTACAGTACTACTAAGATACCTTAATGAGGTGGTaaggggcctttcacaaattacgtaacgctgtatGGGGAGGGAGGGGGATGAATGGGGCTATATCGCCTTCTAGGCACCGGGGCTAGTTACGTCAATGCAAACTATATAAATATATAGTTTTAAATAAATAGGATTTCAGTCACATacaaatgttgataatttcaaataattgccaacgtttcgatccgggagTTTGGATCTTCATCAGGGCTCGAGATTGATCAACCTATCTATTGAAGTGTTAGTCACATGGACGATGAAGGTGGGTTGGTCCGTCGTCTGACCAACACTTAAATAGACGGTTTGATTAATCTCGAGCCCTGATGAAGATACAAAGGTTAATAGACGGTTTGATTAATCTCGAGCCCTGATGAAGATACAAAGGTTAATTTAGATATTATAACTTTAAAGAGTGGGAACAAGATttcttgataaaatttgataccGTTTATGTTCAATATGTATGTTCTATCATGGCTGGCAATTCCTATTGTAATAACTCAGCCATAGTATATCATCATTATTATTGTGCTGCAGTAAACTTTAATATTTCTCCCTGGCATATTCTGCATTCTGCCACACGTGCAGACAACCCATCTGCAAAAACGTTTCACCTAAAATGGAACTTTAGAGTCACGGCACAGTACAGTGGAACGTTTTTGTCTATGTGCAGGGTACGCTTAAGCATATGCAAGGAGAAAAGGCTTCATCTCCAACACGGTACTGCATGATAAATGCTTGTTCGGATATGTTTGTTGATAGTGTTCTGTTTGTTTAGCAAGATAACGAGAATTTTATATGGTTGCTCACTTGACTGCAGTTTCACGTCGCTGTGGGAAAAAGCAAAAGTTTCGTGAAAGTTTGTGAGTACCGAAGCTATTATTTAACTTTCTGTGACATGACTGCAGTGACTAAATCCACGCTAACTCGGGCAGACATTTCGAATAATGTCGTTGTgctttcagaaaaatatgacaTTTGTAGCTATCATCATTACTTTGCAATATGGTTTAGCCAATCAAACTTCACCTAAAATGGTTTGAGATGAGTATTCATTGAAGTCCCAACATGTATGCTATGGTTATTTCAcggaattccaaaattccattataaaaTTTTTTTCCATcgtttatttatatttaaaatttatttcgtTATTTGGTTTTCttcataataaataaaaaacaaacactTGATATACTTCATCCATGCTTGTCACAGTTTTATATAATAAAGTTCTTTCCGTCAGGTTATCGTTAGGAATAttctgattttcaattttctccaaaactaaCGTGCTGCTATTTATCAAAAACGCAAGCCTCTATTCGACAACCACCCACCCAAATATTATCCAAAACAAATTTGTGTGATCGTttcgctatactaatggaagTTGTGAAATAAATATGTTAGCTAACATAGTGTGATTGTTATCCGTTCATCTAATGGGTGAAAATAGGAAAATCATTTAGAAAACTTCTTCGTTGGGCAGAAGTTGAACATCACGCCTGCCTAATTCGGTGAAACATagcaaagtgatttttcacgcaagttCATTGCGTTTATCAGTTGAAAAACTGCAGGTGCAATGTTACTAAAATGTGGTTGTGTATCTTTTCTAAGGCAGCGgtgataaatatttccctacaaaacaatgtattacagctgaattattgatttatttatgtgaTGAGCCAACATTTCATCATATGCCAACATTGCCTCCCGTGACCCATTTGTTTCTTAGTCAGTTAGTACTTGATTAATTAATCTTCTTACCTTTAGTATTTCCATTTTATGCTAAACATTGAATGATGTGTTATTTACAATACTTTTCGTGTAACAGATTAATGCGTGCGTAATAAGCCTATATTGTTTTCAATTCATTTTCAATATCGTAGgaaaaaaatgatcgaaaaattgTAAAACTGATCCAACAAGTGAATTAAACTTCTACCTCATACTTGACCATATCGCACATATCTTTTACAACTGTAATTAAAGAATTCTACTTTTCACCTCCGTTACCGGAAACAACGCTTTTCTACTGAAATTAAACTATCGGTGCGCTCGGTATCAACGCATCATATCACGAAAAGGTCGAAATTAGCATCACATTTTCTCATAGAACTCCCCAGAAGGCGTGTTGATTATAAATATAACAGATTGATGAGTAGAAGTTACCAGTCAATGAACAGTTTTCATTCAGACAGCATCTCTAATCATAATTTATTgcacgaaaaaaatgttgaaactcGCCGTTGCACTTCTGAGTGTAACAATTGCTGTTACTCAAACCAAGGTGACGGACCGTAATGCAGTGCGGAAAACCCAGTGAGACCATCATCTAAACGTTCCTCGCTTATTTTATTTCCCACAGGCTTTTACGCTGCAGCAACGCCAACAGGGCGATATGTACGCGATCGAGTGTGTTGCCGAAACCGGAGTCAATCCAGCCTCAGTGGCGCAGCTGAGAGTGGGAGACTTCACGGCCAACGATAAACGATCCAAGTGCTTCATCCGGTGCTTCTTCGAAAAGGAGGGATTCATGGATAAGAAAGGTAACCTACACATGGAGAAAATCGTTGACGCCCTGTCAGGTGACTTCAGCCGGGAAAAGGTCGAAACCGTGCTCACGAGTTGCTCAGCTAAGGGTAAAAATGCGTGTGAAACGGCCTTCCGGATGTACGAATGCTTCTACAAGCATCGCGAAGGTTTATGAACGTGGCAATAAACGGTAATCTGCATCTCCTCATGTCGTAGTTATAAAAACGCTCGTGATAATATTTGTCGAAATACAGCTTTATTAGCGGTTTACCACAGTAGGTAATCAAATGGAAATAGTTCTTTTGATCACACTAATTAATGAGAACTCCCATGTAACACACACGCCAATAAAAATTCCACAAGCCGCACTGGGTCAGTGCATGTTTATGTTGTTAACTGGGTTTACCGAGCCATTCAACAAACGTTAACATGCGGTCCGAGTCAGGCTCATTTAAATACTTCTAATGTGTTATTGCTTTGCGAACATTATGCACTTTTTCCCAGCGTCACGCAACATAACTATGGAAGAAAAAACTGTACAAGAGAATGTCCTGAAATGCACTGGTATAGCAAAATGACAAAATGAAtacaatattatttttagaacaattcaATTGATGGTCTCCTACTAAcattaataattatttatatttttgtagCGTTCgtagttttgtgatttttttgaataggggaaaatacggctttggcaggttttgttctattattggcaggggggtttttgtcgaccgaattttatgaaatttggccacaatattctttgatatgcaaagaatatttaggccaaacttgagcataatcagtcataaaaaacccccctgacaataatagaacaaaacctgccaaagccgtcattccccctatctgatttaaaatattttagcaTCTTTTGCAAAGATTTACTCATCTGAGCTGTGAAATACCAGTATTGGAAATGTAAACTAAATGACATATAACTGTATGAAAGTAAATAGAAGAAGATTATTTGTAATCtcttcaatgactctacattccaactggaacttgacctgctttttaacttagtattctattagtatttcctcagttatcaattgaaaacttttctatgcccgccattgcatgagtatgtatcttgtgtgggtgggtgtcgagaatgtttcccatccggaggcttcctagaccggaccgagaatcgaactcgccatcctCGGATTGACAATCCCACACTGGAGACCCTGGAGTACCAAGTACGTTGGGCTTAATGAAACATTTTAATTGCCTCGGCTTCCAAATGTCCTCTATTTTTCAATGCTTCCAATGCTTGAGTTCCATTCTAACAGCACACAAATACACCGCAAAATGATTCGAGACCTATAAGTTGTCAAGATGAACCAAGTCTTACCAGCATATCAGTTTGTTCGTTGCCTTCAATGCCATAATGACCGGAAACCCCATACAGGATAACTTTGTGGTCTATAATACTCTCCATTTCTGTTGAAATCACatacaaaattaaatttcaaaaatgtattcTATGGCTTCGCGTGGTCGAGGCCATGGAAAATGATTATGGTATTGCAAAATTATCGAAATCGATATAAAttatatttcttcttcttcttcttattggcattacatccccacactgggacaaagctgcctcgcagcttagtgttcattaagcactttcacagttattaactgcaaagtttctaagccaagttaccattttgcattcgtatatcatgaggctagcacgatgatacttttatgcccagtgaagtcgagacaatttccaacccgaaaattgcctagaccgtcaccgggaatcgaacccagccaccctcagcatgattttgctttgtagccgcgcgtcttagcgcatggctaaggagggccccaaattaTATTTAGGTTTACCATTAAAACGTATTTGGGATGGGTATCATCATCATTGTTAGATGATTCTCCTTTTGCTGTAGTTAGGAAAGAACATTGAAACAGTTTAAAGGGTGCATATTCGCTCATCCTCCCCTATATCATGGAATTTAGAGGCACGAAAGGCtttgaaaaatatgaatgtGAGGTGAGTCCTTAATAATAAAGTTCTATTTATAGTATTGCATTCAATGTTCCTCGGAGCTTTTTCCAATTTAGAATAAATTGGGGCTTTGTAGCCGTGAACATGCAAGAAGGTGTGACCTTTTGACGTGTTGCCTAGTAATGTGTTTTGGAATTATTACTCCGGGTAAGAACAGATTTATAGTGCGAAATCGTGTCTAGCATCTAATCATACATGAACCGTAATATAAAACAACTCAGAAAACAGTTTAAGTTGGTAAAATAAGACtgattaatgatttttaaaattagtttttcTTTATGATAATAACAGTGGGTGGTGGGCGAAAATGAAAGAAGAAGTCGAGTTACTCGACATCTAAGTGTGGAGCATCGTGAGCGCAACATATTTGTGTTTGCGGCTTGGCCTGCCGGAAAAGGGTAAAGATCCACATGATGTACACTGTTTCAAAGATAAGCTGTCTACTAGCTCCACGGAATCAATTTAATTAGATAAAAACCGAGTAGTGATGCTgcttttctcgcatttagttaagacaccaaccttatgtgGGGCtcatatggttcgatgtaccattttcttcataaattttaaaCGCAGCGgttgatcgttatcaaattcaatagtgatcaacaaggctttgtcccctatcgaataaaacttgttgcgaggaaatcggttaaagatttctatgtgaaaagttgtctaatgtttttcttagcttttgtgcacacacatgcacacggacagacagacatgtgctcagttcgtcgagctgagtcgattggtatataacactatgggtctccgatgcttctataaaaaaaattgtgttcGGATTGAAATGATacccttttggtacaacttcgttgtacgagaaaggcaaaaaccaatACCATGgggctagaggtgtgcgccggtccaaaaatcgtcggcggcggcgtttgtcagaattttggccgCCGGCGTGGCAATTTTTTATTACAATCATCCGGagttttcgtggaaattttttCAGGGTTTTCGCGGAAAAGTGTTCGGAAACCATATAggaaatttaatagaatttgaatgttttttttttcaattgctaCACGGAGAAAAATGTGTTAGAATCAACCATATGAATTCtgcaacaataaaaatatttattgttgatacaACCAAAAATAGGGTTGAATCAACCATACGGTCCATACGCGATAGTTCACTGGTTTGTTTCTTGCATTATAACAACAGACAAGGCACAGTCTAGTTGATTCAACTTTCGTATATATTTGTTTTAACCATGCTTCCCAGGTATCACTGTCAAATAATCAGGGATCGTTATGCTCACTCATTCTCACAAGCAGATGATGCTCACTCACGCAGATTTCCACCGAAAAAACATTTAgcaggaaagaaaaaaaaggcctGATGGGAGAACTGTTTGTCCCTCACTGTTCGATCCGCGAAAagtttatttgctaattttctcacttcttttatCTTTTTTGTGCCTTTACCATTGCAGACAAGGGTAGCCTTTATGGAACAAATACCTATCTCATCAAGCAGTCAACGTACATGTATGGCTAAATTAAGGGCAACCCAGTGCTATTTTTTTTGGTGTTCTAGGTTCTAATCCCATTGCGGCTTTAATTTTTTCATAAGCGCACACTGTAATTATTGTGAAAAGCGAATGAGGCGTAagaatgatgaaatgataacaaaaatttcatcaagtaggcacattttcgtttattttttaagcCTGCTTTAAAGAAAAAAGAGCGAGTGAATTGTTTCTCGCCACAGACAgcaaaaaaagattctcctccgACCCAAAAATCGCTTGTTTTTGACTCACcgaaacaacaatattcatgGTTGTTTTTACTTACGAAATTTCTGCGAAACTACTTTATCGAACATATGATGACATCAtattttgtgggcttcgtggccgtgcggtagGCGATGTCAATCTTCTAGACACATGTtttatggagtgtgggttcgattcccacctcGGTaaaaaggaaacttttcgtggtcgaaaaattcttcgctggtccactgggtgttatgtgtccgaAAACGGTTTTCCTGTCGTTTTTTTTATCAACAAAAGAGGAAAAAGTGCCTACACGCGAATCAAGTTCTCTTCATGGAGAGAGAGAGTCATCTACCGTATATCATAACTCATAAGAACGAAATATTTATTGTTCAAGTCATACGATGTAGGATTGGAAAAAAAGCAGTTTGTTTGAATAAAGCAGTGAATCAGTGTTGAAACAACAAGtttgaagattgaaacaacaatgtcctCGTTGTTCGAAGCAACAAAGAAACAGTTGTTTCAATCGTACAGTATTCTTCCGCGTGATATATAATTTCCACTAAACCTTTTTAGAATTTAAAcactcaatttttatttattacgaaaagttgttttatttttcggaattttgaaTTCTTTGATTTTCTACGGGACATTCTTTGTTTTgctcttcgaaaattcttcagaaaattacaaacaaaaattgaaaaggatcgtttggccgaaaatcattcaACGGAAAGACATTTCGTGCGAAACAATCATACATGGTGAacggtttgaccaaaaatttcatttggtcaaAGCGACAATCGGCCGAAAAAAAACGTTGTCTCTAACTGGTTGTTGgccgaaattgtcgtttgaccgaatgagTCAacaggccgaaagggtcatttggccgaatggatcataCGACTAAATGGCCTaaatggccaaatgaccttttcggccaaaggaccttttcggcaaacggtattttcggtcaaatgactaaaccagtgatccccaaagtgcggccctcgaagccttttcctgcggcccgcgaagaatttcagaaattaccCACATGTGGCCCGTTGATAAGCATTATATGACACGAAACGCTTTTCATCATTCTCAGCTTTTTGTTATACTCAGGGAATCTGTCAAGTTCACATCATTACGATGTATAAGCATCATCATGATTAATTAAATTCATCACTTCATTAATGTTACGTATGCCAACAGCAAACAACTTCGCCCCGGGCTatgataggggaactgtaccggttttggccatgttcctaatttggccaattttgcgaataactccaaaaatgaagcaattcgcaagggttttattagttccaacaagagatatatccctcacgcttcaacgctgctttgAACTGatagattattttggaaaaatatgtatttttcagggttggccaaattaggcactaagttggctaaaaccggtgcacttcccctaatAGCAACTTCGTCCATTTTTTCGCTGATTCAAACGAACTAAATGTTGAACTTGTTGTAAAACTATATACTGTTGACAACCATATACTGCTCTGAAATGAGAAAACTTTCAATACAAGTTAGGGTTtggcaaaatttaaatttgaaacagaaagttgccattcaCCTATCAACACGACACCCGAATGGTGATAATGGCATAGTTTACGTTTtaattattgtttcaaaatgtccaaggTAGCTCACGATTTCTCAAAACAACCCTCGAACGATGGTAACTGAAATATTTAACAATGTCAAGAATTTTCGCATGCTCCGATTAGTTAATGAATAAAAGGTTTCTGTAATATTCAATTAATCAGACACGGTAAATAGAGAATTCAGATTtattcgatttctattcaaaACTACTGGCAAGTTCACCGGCTTTGAAAACATTGTTGTCGTTATTTGACACAAGTTATGATTAATAGTGTCTCGAAATCTAAATTTTTATCTGTTCTATGACACAGAATTGggagatttcaatattttgactgcacaaatctatatacataaaaacaattttttgggAAACGACTGTGGGGTTTAATCATAAatcattaattaacggctacgcagtctcatatgattaaaacgagtttttattcgtccgacgtttcgacacgagattagtgtcttcttcaggggaaGAATGATTTGTTCGTTTTTTGTCTTATGTTTGTGTCTACCAACATACAGTTAAAGTTAGACAAAACATAAGACAAAAAACGAACAAATCATTCTttccctgaagaagacactaatcccgtgtcgaaacgtcggacgaataaaaactcgttttaatcatatgagactgcgtagccgttaattaatgatTTATGATACATAAAAacgaatttctgtctgtctgcaccttatagactccgaaactattgaaccaatcggcgtgaaaatttgtatgctgaGATTTTTTGGGGCCCGGGGagggttcttaagatggttcgagatccctcccccttttggaaagggggctcccatacaaataaagtttcaatttcttcataactcgggaatgaatcagagaataaatcaattttaggcgaaacgaagttcgtcgggacTGCTAGtaggaaataaaattatcagtttCTTTATTCCATGCATTTTCGCGCATAAGTTTTGCTTATTCAAAGTCCACGAACCGATAGAATGAGGTTAAAGAATAGTTACTGTTGTGCGTAGTGAACAAAAATCCattaacaaaaattaatagTCTTAGAATCGGACGACATATGATCATTTGGCAAAAAGATTAATATATGCTCTGCAAACTGTGCTGAAAACATATTGTTGCAAAAAGATTTTTCTCGTGTCAAGTCCATTACCACAAAATTATCTGTTAGTATCAAATAAAAACCAGCTACGATGATAAAAcccatagaataaaatgttctTACAAGTATGTTATTTAAAGAAGATTCAtcgcaacaaattttattgaaatgtgaaatagatataaaatatcattttcattGGGCTGTAAAATTCTATATGAAACGAAGAACAAATCATACAAatgtactgcggcccgctttTACAGTTCAAAATTACTATGTGGCCCTAGGTAGTAaacatgctggggaccactggactaaacgatattttcggtcgtATATCCATTtcgttaaatgacattttcggccagatgagtctaatgatttatttggttaaaattctttcggccaaatggccctttctatcgtttggtcgaaattcattcggagaaaaaccattttttcgaaTGTCGCTTGGCCGACTAACACCgtaagccgaattccatttggcagaattatgtaaacgtttgtccgaaacggttgttgggtcgaaaatggtttgaccgaaaatgtaatttggccaacAAAGTTGTTTGACCTGGCAACCCTATAGACTGAAactgccatttggtcgaaataatcgtttggccgaaaatgacgttttgccgaatagatcatttagccgaattgacctttctgcaaaacactcCGACACTTTAGGCAAgatgttcatttcggccaaatggttctttctatcaaacgaccatttcggccaattgagctattcggtcAACGGattctttcagccaaaggaactgttcggctgaacgacattttcgtcACTATGCAcctttcgatcaaacgacattttcggctagATAAGTTTAAGCTAGATGGGTTTTGgctaaatggtttgttcggtcaaatgccacattaggccaaacaacattgggtttttggccaaatgtctttcTGTCAACAACCCTTCTTCTCTAACtatatttcaacgagaaattctttggatttcaacggaaatcttgAAACACGGAGAAAACAGTTAAAATAACAAGTgaacctttaaaattttcactcgGAGTTCTCCTTAGTTTTTCcaaggaaatcattggtatttgcacgaaaatttcagtggagtttcaacgtgatgagtTAGATATATcagatttcttcgaatttcagtcGGCGTGGAAAATCATAGTCCAGCGGCGTGATCAATTTTTAATTGcaaaattgtcggcggcggcgaGGCGCGGCTGCGCACACCTCTACATGGGGCACTGAAATCCGAACACCTCAGCCCTTCATCCTTCTTGCTATCAACTACTCTAATATATAATTACTATCCAACTAACAAATTTGGTATATGTTCTGCTTGACGCGCGGCtctctattttttttctaatatgacaCATTATCAAACAATTAATTATGCAAAAATGCTTTTGAAATTATTACCGtgtgggaccgaaatccgtaggCAATGAAATCCTTCCActttatgatttataattaaaTTCAAAGAGATTAGAAATGATTGATTTGTAAAAATGTTACCTTAATATGTGTACCGTGGGGGACCGAAGTACGTACAGCACCAAAATCCGTCCATTTCATGAGATGTCAATAAATTATGGGGGATTCAAAGtaataaatttacaaataatttatcttatcctgttcgtATACttgacggaatccaaatttcaaagtactcgcgttttcaaggcgATACCACGaagtaataaaaatgacagttgagcGTTACTTCCgtgttgagtggtgtgcccttgaaaacgtgagtacTTTGacatttggattccgtgaggagtgtccttaagccATCGAGATGGAaaaaaggctttgaaattaaaacaacataaatcaaaaacaaatagcCACCCaccaaatactatttttatgcgTGTAGTGTAGAACATAATTGCATCAAAATTACATGCGGTTTAATTGTAAATCACGAATCATGAAATAAGATAAGgggaatacaaatcaaaaacatcGCTTGTCAAGGTTCATAgttaactatttacagtggtagtttagtcaattagTCTAaaacaatttatatattttgttAAAAACTAGCTGTACGggttttgattatttgattcgaaatccgccCACGGTGCATGGATTTCGGTTCGAGAGGTGTTgctttaatttattattttatcatattttttgtaatttgtaatATGTAAATGCGCTTTTCCACATACTGAGGTGCTTAAGTGCATGGATTTCGATGTCCCACGGTATATGTTTGGTGCAGTTTTTCTGCTTCATAAGTAGGCCTTAAACTATAAAtagcaaaaatcaaaaacataaCGTAGCCTCGCGAACACCATAAATCAAGATCAATTTAGTACATGCTTTCATTTTGCTGgtctaaaaatgtgtatttcAAAATGAGCCAGTAATATTGATGATTTACCCTAATACAAACATCAAGGAAGGCTTCTAAAGGTACTTCTGAGAAAATTACAGTGTCATTTAAGATTTCCATTGTTACGTAATTAAGATATCTAGTCATTAGTCATTAAATAGATCATTAGATTCCACTAACCAAAATCCGTACACTGCGAACGGATTTCGATTCAAGAGGAGTTCATTATATTCCTATTTTGGAAAAGATTGGCCCCATAACAAATAGTTGAATAATGTCTCCCAGTCTGAAGCAGAACATATGTTACAAACATGTTAGCTGTATTAGAATTGTATTTTATAGTGGATTTTTACGCGAATGATGTGCTTAGGTGTACGAATTACAGTGCCAACGGTATTTAATGAAATCCTCTTGAATCGTAATTCGTACACCTATTTATTGACTTGATATCTTAATTGCGCCACAATAAAAATTTAACACGGTTCATTTCAACAAGtacctttaaaaatcattattcATGTGGGTTTTAGGGTGATCACATATTATTTACTATATCTGATCAGTTTGCAACATACATTTTAAGAACAGAGAAGTGAAATCGTGTactaaattgaatttgaaatatggTGTTTGTGGActaattgtattgtttttttttcattatttttggcATTTAGAGATTAGGGCCTACTCGCGTCATTGTTCGAAGAACAACACCAGTGAAGAAAGGATTATTcgttttttgtttattgtttattgtttattgtttattgtttattgtttattgtttattgtttattgtttattgtttattgtttattgtttattgtttattgtttattgtttattgtttattgtttattgtttattgtttattgtttattgtttattgtttattgtttattgtttattgtttattgtttattgtttattgtttattgtttattgtttattgtttattgtttattgtttattgtttattgtttattgtttattgtttattgtttattgtttattgtttattgtttattgtttattgtttattgtttattgtttattgtttat
The nucleotide sequence above comes from Armigeres subalbatus isolate Guangzhou_Male chromosome 3, GZ_Asu_2, whole genome shotgun sequence. Encoded proteins:
- the LOC134226358 gene encoding general odorant-binding protein 56a-like, whose protein sequence is MLKLAVALLSVTIAVTQTKAFTLQQRQQGDMYAIECVAETGVNPASVAQLRVGDFTANDKRSKCFIRCFFEKEGFMDKKGNLHMEKIVDALSGDFSREKVETVLTSCSAKGKNACETAFRMYECFYKHREGL